In a single window of the Equus quagga isolate Etosha38 chromosome 7, UCLA_HA_Equagga_1.0, whole genome shotgun sequence genome:
- the SPINK9 gene encoding serine protease inhibitor Kazal-type 9 has product MRGTAFVLLLALALTTIFNAECAKPRGQQVDCSKYKKLPPGEERMCYEIYAPICGSDGKTYGNDCFFCSEVVKTDHKLKFVHFGRC; this is encoded by the exons ATGAGAGGAACAGCCTTTGTCCTGCTCTTGGCTTTGGCACTTACAACCATCTTCA atGCAGAATGTGCCAAACCCAGAGGTCAACAG GTTGATTGCAGTAAGTATAAAAAGTTACcaccaggagaagagagaatgtgtTATGAAATATATGCACCAATTTGTGGATCTGATGGAAAAACTTATGGAAATGATTGCTTCTTTTGTTCTGAAGTTGT GAAAACTGACCACAAACTTAAATTTGTACACTTTGGAAGGTGTTGA